One stretch of Chitinophaga pendula DNA includes these proteins:
- a CDS encoding cyclic peptide export ABC transporter → MNLLSLLQRKSKLFYVLLLLLGLVNSIWSSALLLLINSKVSGTPLPFVNGYDWQIYVGLIIASFITSVYFQSYTIKLTYELGNDLGLSIFEKLRFTNYEEYVSLGEDKVRTATADVTTLQRFPQIFIEAFNAGVMILVGVTYLLFVNLLGALVISGVLILLGALYYIRNIAIQRDLNTVRDLANVYQQSVNDFLKGFKEVKMSIRKSDSLYYDHITTNRDRVRHLTVKTMISYMGNELMGNYVFYMLIGAIIFLLPLLLGTGAVVSSSFIVTLLYLMGPIGIAVGQIREFTLMQIAVERLQEFHQRINASKAIEIGHGDVKTMSGEFESIRFESVTYEYYDTKRAQTFRLKPLSIEIKKGESIFITGGNGSGKSTFVNLLTGLYIPHSGSIYLNENPVGENTYPGYRDRIAAIFTDNCLFAENYSNLDLDPNNERLMYLIRKMELQDVISFDAERKSIRADLSKGQQKRLALIYALLEDKDVMVMDEWAAEQDPVFRAFFYKKIIPELKEMGKTVIVVTHDDAYFDCGERLIKFDYGQIVSDTHAKPAVQNAISMNHN, encoded by the coding sequence ATGAACTTGCTAAGTTTGTTGCAGAGAAAATCCAAATTGTTTTATGTCCTGCTTCTGCTCCTGGGACTGGTCAACAGTATCTGGTCCAGTGCTTTGCTGTTGCTCATCAATAGCAAAGTATCAGGTACACCACTGCCCTTTGTAAATGGATATGACTGGCAGATCTATGTAGGCCTCATAATTGCCTCATTCATCACATCTGTATATTTCCAGTCCTATACCATTAAATTGACCTATGAGCTGGGTAATGACCTCGGTCTCTCCATATTTGAAAAACTACGTTTCACCAACTATGAAGAGTATGTAAGTCTGGGCGAAGATAAAGTACGTACCGCCACCGCAGACGTAACCACTTTACAACGTTTCCCACAGATATTCATCGAAGCCTTCAATGCTGGGGTGATGATACTGGTAGGGGTCACCTACCTCTTATTTGTCAATTTGCTGGGGGCACTCGTGATCTCAGGGGTGTTGATACTGCTGGGTGCTTTGTACTATATCCGCAATATCGCTATACAACGCGACCTTAACACGGTGAGAGACCTGGCTAACGTATATCAGCAAAGTGTGAATGACTTCCTTAAAGGTTTCAAAGAAGTAAAAATGAGCATCCGCAAAAGCGACTCCCTCTATTATGATCATATCACCACCAACCGCGATCGCGTAAGACACCTGACGGTAAAGACCATGATCAGTTATATGGGTAATGAATTGATGGGTAACTACGTGTTCTATATGCTGATAGGTGCCATCATCTTTTTACTGCCCTTATTATTAGGTACCGGTGCCGTAGTAAGCAGCAGCTTCATCGTAACATTGCTCTACCTCATGGGACCTATCGGTATCGCTGTCGGACAGATCCGCGAATTCACCTTGATGCAGATCGCTGTAGAACGCCTGCAGGAATTCCACCAGCGCATTAATGCCTCTAAAGCAATCGAAATAGGCCATGGCGATGTGAAAACTATGAGCGGTGAATTCGAAAGCATCCGCTTCGAAAGTGTAACCTACGAATACTACGATACCAAACGCGCGCAGACTTTCCGCCTCAAACCACTGAGCATAGAAATAAAAAAAGGAGAAAGCATCTTCATTACAGGTGGTAACGGTAGCGGTAAAAGTACCTTCGTCAATCTTCTCACAGGATTATACATCCCACACAGCGGCTCCATTTATCTCAACGAAAACCCGGTAGGAGAGAATACCTACCCCGGATATCGTGATCGCATCGCTGCTATATTTACGGATAACTGCCTCTTCGCAGAAAACTATAGCAACCTCGATCTCGATCCCAACAACGAACGACTCATGTACCTGATCCGCAAAATGGAATTGCAAGACGTAATATCCTTCGATGCAGAACGCAAATCTATCAGGGCAGACCTCTCCAAAGGACAACAAAAACGCCTGGCGCTCATATACGCCTTGCTGGAAGATAAAGATGTCATGGTAATGGATGAATGGGCGGCAGAACAAGACCCCGTGTTCCGTGCCTTCTTCTACAAAAAGATTATCCCCGAACTAAAGGAAATGGGAAAGACGGTGATCGTTGTGACGCATGACGATGCCTACTTCGATTGCGGTGAACGCCTGATCAAATTTGATTACGGCCAGATCGTCAGTGATACGCATGCTAAGCCTGCCGTACAGAACGCCATTTCAATGAACCACAACTAA
- a CDS encoding TonB-dependent receptor domain-containing protein, whose amino-acid sequence MKTTFICAMLLFLSICTTYAQTQTGQITGQVQDASRQPVVAATVLLKRTTDSAIVKAALSDDKGAFSFEQIAYGNYFVSLTYIGYKDTYLPEFTLQSPTYTLQPATLQAGEQNLKGVTVAAKRPLIEQYVDRTVVNVEADIMSAGGSAMDVLEKAPGILVDNQGNISIKGKPGIKIFIDGRATFLSGNDLAAMLRNMQASQLDQLEIISNPSAKYDAAGNGVINIRTKKTNTSGFRGVVSATFQQGRYPGTNENFNFNYRSNKINLFGDLGYSLKKGFEDMYIRRNFRSDDGKNIVSIYDQNSYSPNKNQSYTGKLGLDFYASERTTLGVAVSGFHNPSESTTDNNTLLKNPDGSVQTKVVAPATTKGKWDNKEVNVSLTHRFDSTDHSLQLDATYLDYNTTNLQQFNNYYFDGNGNPSEDAKLFRTDMPGVIKIYTVKADYTRPLGVGGALELGAKYSHVNTDNNAQYFDLKGNSWIRNDVLGNHFFYKEYVYAGYLNYKKTMEQWELQAGLRAEQMQMKGNQVNGNQSFDRKYLQWFPSAFIGYNMDAENKVVLSYSRRIERPDYRSLNPFRLFVDQYTYEEGNPYLKPQYSNNIELSHMYAEGALTTTLLYSKTTDVIQEVVQQNTDTKESYVRPENLSTRRILGVNVNAQIPLSENLVTVAYLEFNNRKFDGTINKLPYSLSQNTFNGILRQQVKFPADWKAEVAAIYTSRNIDGTFVQEPTGAISVGVSKDFMKRKATIRLYGADIFRFYKYEATSRYHNVDVYINNRWQTQSVRVTFTYRFNSGLKLSEPEKKEDSAEKTRVKMKDKDK is encoded by the coding sequence ATGAAAACAACATTCATTTGTGCAATGCTGCTGTTTCTGAGCATCTGTACAACTTATGCGCAAACACAGACAGGACAGATCACCGGTCAGGTGCAGGACGCTTCCCGGCAACCCGTCGTAGCCGCCACCGTACTGCTAAAACGGACTACGGACTCTGCTATCGTAAAGGCAGCGCTCTCCGATGATAAAGGTGCCTTCAGCTTCGAACAGATCGCCTATGGCAACTATTTCGTCAGCCTTACCTATATTGGGTATAAAGATACCTACCTCCCCGAATTTACTTTACAATCCCCAACATATACCTTACAGCCTGCCACATTACAGGCAGGCGAACAAAACCTCAAAGGAGTAACAGTGGCAGCTAAACGCCCGCTGATAGAACAATACGTAGACCGCACGGTTGTGAACGTAGAGGCGGATATCATGTCCGCCGGCGGCTCCGCCATGGATGTCCTCGAGAAAGCTCCGGGCATATTGGTCGATAACCAGGGAAATATATCCATCAAAGGAAAACCTGGCATCAAAATATTCATCGATGGTCGTGCTACCTTTCTTAGTGGAAACGACCTGGCTGCTATGCTACGCAACATGCAGGCCAGTCAGCTCGATCAACTCGAGATCATCTCAAACCCTTCCGCTAAATATGATGCAGCTGGTAACGGTGTGATCAACATCCGCACTAAAAAAACTAATACCAGCGGCTTCAGAGGCGTAGTGTCAGCAACCTTCCAGCAGGGACGCTATCCGGGCACTAACGAAAACTTTAACTTCAACTACCGCAGCAACAAAATTAATCTCTTCGGTGACCTCGGATATAGCCTGAAAAAAGGATTCGAAGACATGTATATCCGCCGCAACTTCCGCTCCGATGATGGTAAAAACATCGTGTCCATCTACGACCAGAATTCTTATTCCCCTAATAAGAACCAGAGCTATACTGGCAAACTAGGACTGGACTTCTACGCCAGCGAACGTACTACCCTCGGTGTGGCAGTAAGCGGATTCCATAACCCCTCCGAATCTACTACCGATAATAATACATTGCTCAAAAATCCCGATGGCTCCGTACAGACAAAAGTAGTAGCGCCAGCTACCACAAAAGGTAAATGGGATAACAAAGAAGTAAATGTTTCCCTTACACATCGCTTCGACTCTACAGATCATTCCCTGCAGCTAGATGCAACTTACCTGGATTACAATACCACCAATCTCCAGCAGTTTAACAACTACTACTTTGATGGTAATGGTAACCCTTCCGAAGATGCCAAATTGTTCAGAACAGATATGCCGGGTGTTATCAAAATATATACGGTAAAAGCGGACTACACCAGACCCCTGGGCGTAGGCGGTGCACTCGAACTGGGTGCAAAATATAGCCACGTAAACACCGACAACAACGCTCAATACTTCGACCTTAAAGGCAATTCCTGGATTAGGAACGATGTATTGGGTAACCACTTCTTCTATAAAGAATACGTATACGCCGGCTACCTGAACTATAAGAAAACCATGGAACAGTGGGAATTGCAGGCAGGTCTGCGTGCAGAACAAATGCAGATGAAAGGCAACCAGGTAAATGGTAATCAATCCTTCGATCGCAAATACTTACAGTGGTTCCCATCCGCTTTCATCGGATACAACATGGATGCCGAAAATAAAGTAGTGTTAAGCTATAGCCGCCGTATCGAGCGCCCCGACTATCGCAGCCTCAACCCATTCCGGCTGTTCGTGGACCAATATACCTACGAAGAAGGTAACCCTTACCTGAAACCCCAGTATAGCAACAACATCGAACTAAGTCACATGTACGCAGAAGGAGCACTCACCACCACCTTGCTGTATAGCAAAACCACTGATGTGATCCAGGAAGTAGTACAACAGAACACCGATACCAAAGAATCATATGTACGTCCGGAAAACCTAAGCACCCGCCGTATACTGGGTGTCAATGTCAATGCACAGATACCGTTGAGCGAAAACCTGGTAACCGTTGCGTATTTAGAATTCAATAACAGAAAATTCGATGGCACGATTAATAAATTGCCTTACTCCCTCAGTCAGAACACGTTCAATGGTATCCTCCGTCAGCAGGTTAAATTTCCGGCAGACTGGAAAGCAGAAGTGGCAGCCATCTATACCTCTCGCAATATCGATGGTACCTTCGTGCAGGAACCTACCGGTGCTATCAGCGTAGGCGTGTCAAAAGACTTCATGAAGAGAAAGGCAACTATCCGTCTCTATGGTGCCGATATCTTCCGCTTCTACAAATATGAAGCTACCAGCCGGTATCATAACGTAGACGTGTATATTAACAACAGATGGCAGACACAGTCTGTAAGAGTAACCTTTACCTATCGCTTCAATAGCGGCCTGAAATTGTCCGAGCCCGAAAAGAAAGAAGATTCAGCCGAAAAGACACGCGTGAAAATGAAAGACAAGGATAAATAA
- a CDS encoding S8 family peptidase, producing MNTRLLYSGLFLLALAACRKDQSAITSNRPGTEQPGTVIPKDQINAFIRQSLSSTGHFKWANASDEMVWSALVQGDSVLSVGYQPATYENLARTIHQIDLNNDSWKQAHQEVLDIVLTNEGKVAGQRLQSPVLYDRKTLPIVDVKVGSLATLKALRASKLVRYAEPIGYGQYMEEQSSDNSRAASSLLNFGCGSNDPFNGLVAGSDYTTITPAAKQSWNYTYHNIPQAWNRSTGAGIKVMIIDTGVSPNQNAFGTGFNQGASSGRTIQKLVTFAGGTPDDLCGHGTSMAGALAAPRGTSGNTAGIAYNSNLVMVHAAENVVLLSDESVNGVADAYVLAGNDPALKIVSMSLGTIFDFSAIEDGIRYAYNKGKLIFCAAGTSSKFFGSFVGVIFPATMSEVYAVTGVKDNLTERCGNCHVGPEVAFTVVMEKTSTGRNPLSTAMSGDVPSTVGGSSVATASCAGIAALVWSKNPTYPRDSIVARMRRAASFGQNRHNKFGWGNVNADLAVGQ from the coding sequence ATGAACACCAGATTACTGTATTCCGGGTTATTCCTTCTCGCATTGGCTGCGTGCCGTAAGGACCAATCCGCTATCACCTCCAATCGCCCTGGCACTGAACAACCTGGTACCGTCATTCCTAAAGACCAGATCAATGCCTTCATCCGCCAAAGCCTGTCTTCCACCGGCCATTTTAAATGGGCCAATGCCAGCGATGAAATGGTATGGAGCGCACTCGTACAAGGCGATAGCGTATTGTCCGTTGGATATCAACCGGCCACTTACGAAAACCTCGCCCGCACTATCCATCAGATAGATCTGAACAACGATAGCTGGAAACAAGCTCACCAGGAAGTACTCGACATCGTACTCACCAATGAAGGCAAAGTCGCCGGTCAACGCCTCCAGTCACCAGTGCTCTATGATCGTAAAACGTTACCCATTGTAGATGTCAAAGTTGGTAGCCTGGCTACCCTCAAAGCCCTCAGAGCATCTAAACTGGTACGCTATGCAGAGCCGATCGGATACGGCCAGTATATGGAAGAACAATCCTCCGACAACAGCCGGGCTGCCTCTTCCTTACTCAACTTCGGATGTGGTAGCAACGATCCTTTCAACGGCCTTGTCGCTGGTTCAGATTATACTACCATCACGCCAGCTGCCAAACAATCCTGGAACTATACCTATCATAACATCCCACAGGCATGGAACCGATCTACCGGCGCCGGCATTAAGGTGATGATCATCGATACCGGAGTTAGTCCGAATCAGAATGCCTTCGGCACTGGCTTCAACCAGGGTGCTTCCAGTGGCCGTACCATTCAGAAATTGGTGACCTTCGCAGGTGGTACTCCTGACGACCTCTGTGGACATGGCACCAGCATGGCAGGTGCTTTGGCTGCCCCCCGCGGTACCAGTGGCAACACCGCCGGCATCGCCTACAACAGCAACCTCGTAATGGTTCACGCCGCCGAAAACGTAGTCCTGCTGTCAGATGAATCTGTGAATGGTGTAGCCGATGCATATGTACTGGCCGGAAACGATCCTGCATTAAAGATCGTCAGCATGAGCCTGGGTACTATCTTCGACTTTAGCGCTATCGAAGATGGTATCCGCTATGCATATAACAAGGGTAAACTCATCTTCTGCGCTGCCGGTACCTCCAGCAAATTCTTCGGTAGCTTTGTAGGCGTAATATTCCCCGCCACCATGAGTGAAGTATACGCCGTTACCGGTGTGAAAGACAACCTCACCGAACGTTGCGGCAACTGTCACGTAGGCCCCGAAGTAGCCTTCACCGTAGTAATGGAAAAAACATCTACCGGTAGAAACCCCCTGTCCACTGCCATGAGCGGCGATGTGCCTTCCACCGTAGGAGGATCTTCCGTAGCTACCGCCAGCTGCGCAGGTATTGCCGCCCTCGTATGGAGCAAAAATCCTACCTATCCAAGAGACAGCATCGTAGCCCGCATGCGCCGCGCCGCCTCTTTCGGTCAGAACAGACATAACAAATTCGGCTGGGGCAACGTAAATGCCGACCTCGCCGTAGGACAGTAA
- a CDS encoding helix-turn-helix transcriptional regulator, protein MHIDSTYPDNWYQLKDWRLDKQVQTSPSKAYNDCFCFVLVHSGRVAWQLGHRHYELHSGQLIVDKPDYEYTLLPGTAHCTVFNFSKEWYASLQETCDLRDIPFFKQHNILADKIPATAAIEYLHTQIQQGGEGEQLKKDTLVLELLRLVITGLQPANEDIIPHIGKDAHLYAIERAKQYLLNHFTEDISLAQLARHAYVSPFYLSRLFKTMTGLPPHQYLREIRFKHAAMLISNTHLPIADIAYAAGFGNTDYFTAAFTRRFKVPPTRYHQRYH, encoded by the coding sequence ATGCATATAGACAGCACATACCCGGATAACTGGTATCAACTGAAAGACTGGCGCCTGGATAAACAAGTACAGACCTCCCCGTCAAAAGCATACAATGACTGCTTCTGCTTCGTACTGGTACATAGCGGTAGGGTAGCCTGGCAACTCGGTCATCGTCACTACGAACTGCATAGTGGCCAGCTGATCGTAGATAAGCCGGACTACGAATACACCTTGCTGCCCGGCACAGCCCATTGCACTGTCTTCAACTTCAGTAAGGAATGGTATGCGTCCTTGCAGGAAACCTGTGACCTGCGCGACATCCCTTTTTTTAAGCAGCATAACATACTGGCAGATAAAATACCGGCTACCGCAGCCATCGAATACCTGCACACACAGATACAACAGGGTGGGGAAGGAGAACAGTTGAAAAAAGATACCCTGGTGCTCGAACTGCTCCGCCTCGTCATCACAGGATTGCAGCCGGCAAATGAAGACATCATCCCGCATATCGGTAAAGATGCACACCTCTATGCAATAGAAAGAGCCAAACAATATCTGCTGAACCATTTCACCGAGGATATCTCGCTGGCCCAGTTGGCCCGCCATGCCTATGTAAGCCCATTTTACCTGAGCCGCCTGTTCAAAACCATGACAGGACTGCCACCACACCAGTACCTCCGGGAAATACGATTCAAACATGCGGCAATGCTGATCAGTAATACCCACCTGCCCATTGCAGATATCGCATATGCAGCAGGATTCGGAAATACCGACTATTTCACAGCCGCTTTCACCCGGCGATTTAAAGTGCCACCCACCCGCTACCACCAACGCTATCACTAA
- a CDS encoding PD40 domain-containing protein codes for MIRYRNHAYRCLCLAAVILAACTDARPEKSAAATNAVLFEPALFEPGVISTGDYDTHPAFSPSGDTLYFLKCTPDINACTICVSYKKAGRWTAPVIASFSGRYTDVDPFVTKDGNTLYFASDRPIHPGESIRTDWDIWKTERTSAGWSAPVHLDTVINSPESEYYPTQTDDGTLYFSSGRKGGLGGADIYCCRLVNGKYTVREHLSSAVNTACNEYEPFIAPDESYLLFMATIPNGLGNGDIYISCRQNGQWSPARKLPPPINTSASEWSPKVTRDGKYLFFGSARSIPASVPSAPVPLRVYKQTQLYRPGNGLGDIYYMNFSAF; via the coding sequence ATGATACGTTATCGGAACCATGCTTATAGGTGCTTATGCCTGGCTGCGGTTATATTGGCAGCCTGCACAGATGCCCGGCCGGAAAAGAGCGCTGCTGCCACCAATGCAGTGCTCTTTGAACCGGCCCTCTTTGAACCGGGTGTCATTAGTACCGGCGACTACGATACCCACCCCGCTTTTTCTCCTTCCGGAGATACGCTATACTTCCTCAAATGCACACCAGATATCAACGCCTGCACCATCTGCGTCTCCTATAAAAAAGCAGGAAGATGGACCGCCCCTGTCATCGCCTCCTTCTCCGGCAGATATACCGATGTAGATCCCTTCGTCACCAAAGATGGTAACACTTTATACTTCGCCTCCGACAGACCTATACACCCGGGAGAAAGCATCCGCACAGATTGGGACATCTGGAAGACCGAACGTACATCCGCAGGCTGGTCAGCGCCCGTACACCTCGATACGGTCATCAACAGCCCGGAAAGCGAATACTATCCCACCCAGACCGACGATGGCACCTTGTACTTCAGCTCCGGCAGAAAAGGAGGCCTGGGGGGCGCAGATATCTATTGCTGCCGTCTGGTGAATGGAAAATACACTGTCCGTGAACACCTCAGTAGCGCCGTTAACACCGCCTGCAACGAATACGAACCCTTCATCGCTCCCGATGAAAGCTACCTGCTGTTTATGGCGACCATTCCCAACGGACTGGGAAACGGAGATATCTATATCAGCTGCCGCCAGAACGGACAATGGTCCCCTGCACGCAAACTACCACCGCCTATCAATACCTCTGCCTCCGAATGGTCCCCCAAAGTCACCCGCGATGGAAAATATCTGTTCTTCGGCAGCGCCCGCAGTATCCCGGCATCCGTCCCATCAGCACCTGTGCCGCTCCGGGTGTACAAACAAACACAGTTATATCGCCCGGGCAACGGCCTCGGTGATATCTATTATATGAACTTTTCTGCCTTCTAA
- a CDS encoding polysaccharide lyase — MKSTSRFLVHASWMLVTLGTLGTSCQKENAADPIANTETGTDRSPNTEAIPSSLSINWNNYATGAYSSGNAASDFGNAGGWNQSRSYISDGTLRVTLLKNALSGAGGLISNIDVSDGTEYELDYDVRFHSQFDWSRGGKVGFGFSIGEGNTGGDPGWDGNGGTLRMMWYQTDAGRVFFQPYIYHKDQPGQYGDTFGKSYPSSGSITKGTTYHVHVYIKSNTGSNRDGRAQIIINGTTVLDTAIRWTTNDAQRLIKNMTFHTFRGGSQTYWQSPVDSYIYYDNLVLRKIR; from the coding sequence ATGAAGTCAACATCAAGATTCCTCGTTCACGCCAGCTGGATGCTGGTTACACTCGGTACCCTGGGCACATCCTGTCAGAAGGAGAACGCTGCAGACCCCATAGCCAACACAGAGACAGGTACCGATAGAAGCCCCAATACAGAAGCGATCCCCAGCAGTCTGTCTATTAACTGGAACAATTATGCTACAGGTGCTTACAGCAGTGGTAATGCGGCCAGTGATTTCGGTAATGCCGGAGGCTGGAATCAGTCCCGTTCTTATATTTCCGACGGTACGCTGCGGGTAACCCTGTTAAAAAATGCGCTTTCCGGCGCGGGCGGTCTGATCTCGAATATCGACGTATCAGACGGTACGGAGTATGAGCTGGATTACGACGTGCGTTTCCACAGCCAGTTTGACTGGAGTCGTGGTGGTAAGGTAGGTTTTGGTTTCTCCATAGGAGAAGGTAATACCGGCGGTGATCCCGGATGGGATGGTAATGGCGGTACACTGCGTATGATGTGGTACCAGACCGATGCCGGCCGCGTGTTCTTCCAACCTTACATTTATCATAAGGATCAACCCGGACAGTATGGTGATACTTTTGGCAAGTCTTATCCCTCTTCGGGCAGTATTACCAAAGGTACTACCTATCACGTACATGTATATATTAAAAGTAATACCGGTAGTAACAGGGATGGTCGCGCTCAGATCATCATCAATGGTACTACGGTGCTTGATACAGCGATCCGCTGGACTACCAATGATGCACAGCGTTTGATCAAAAACATGACGTTCCATACGTTCCGTGGTGGCAGCCAGACTTACTGGCAGTCTCCTGTAGACAGCTATATCTACTACGATAACCTGGTATTGCGTAAGATCCGCTAG
- a CDS encoding GNAT family N-acetyltransferase has protein sequence MIKASYDDKKRIVDILRQSFDTNKSVNYIIPQDSKREKRIAALMDYSFELCYQFGEVYLSDDKNACALIMLPEQKKTNLKAILLDAKMVFSCTGLGNVKKALDREAKVKALLPQEAIYYLWFIGVDPAHAHQGIGSHLLNEVIAVGNAMGRPICLETSTERNIPWYQRHGFHIYNELTLSYKLSFLRREPSK, from the coding sequence ATGATCAAAGCATCCTATGATGATAAAAAACGAATCGTTGATATCCTCCGGCAATCCTTTGACACCAACAAAAGCGTAAACTATATCATTCCGCAAGACAGCAAACGGGAAAAGCGCATTGCAGCACTCATGGACTATTCCTTCGAATTATGCTATCAATTCGGAGAAGTATACCTCTCCGACGATAAAAATGCCTGCGCGCTCATCATGCTGCCAGAACAAAAAAAGACAAATCTTAAAGCCATCCTCCTCGATGCTAAGATGGTTTTCTCCTGCACAGGCCTCGGTAACGTCAAAAAAGCACTGGACCGCGAAGCCAAAGTCAAAGCATTGCTGCCGCAGGAGGCCATCTATTACCTCTGGTTCATCGGAGTAGATCCCGCCCACGCCCACCAGGGCATTGGCAGCCATCTCCTCAATGAAGTCATCGCCGTAGGCAACGCAATGGGAAGACCCATATGCCTGGAGACCTCCACAGAACGAAACATTCCCTGGTACCAACGCCACGGATTCCACATCTATAACGAATTGACCTTAAGCTACAAATTGAGCTTTTTGAGAAGAGAACCAAGCAAATAA